In Calditrichota bacterium, one genomic interval encodes:
- a CDS encoding peptidoglycan DD-metalloendopeptidase family protein, whose product MITVLDNSIISFLFINSIFSLIIFLLVWPLQHFLFKKNFKLRYALLALVLLRLFLPTEIIPGFNSLGWLLSSFEVEPNMTGFSIEEPAMLTGDSGSIVRENLSSNSGYNLKTIFVTSWFVGSGLFFIIFCLLRLRYKKYISGAEINSKHTILSYQKNWKRYFNISRSVKIRLTNKTTIPFTIGVFRPQIIIPESIFKNGPSVQLESVIAHEMAHIKRWDDLHIIILAFIQAVYFFNPLVWFLVKELNQLRELECDRLVLQKGNISHQKYGLSLLKTVSKQPNAVLLFILAMSDKKSKIKTRLTAIKGDLLMNKKLNFTSYFVLFVITAISISMSNPQEKPIHEKVTVEKFASSIMVKPLDFQSPLKNFKITSNYGEQRHPITKKERHHDGIDLKAPAKTEIFAAEEGQVVEAGRRGAYGKRVSILHKDGLKTMYAHLNKYFVKKGQIVKKGDVIGLVGNTGVSTGPHLHFEIREDGKPVNPKDYIKF is encoded by the coding sequence CTTCTGGTATGGCCGTTACAGCATTTTTTATTTAAGAAAAATTTTAAATTACGATACGCGCTTTTGGCTTTAGTTTTGCTTCGATTGTTTTTGCCAACTGAGATTATTCCCGGATTTAACTCACTTGGCTGGCTTTTATCATCTTTTGAAGTAGAACCAAATATGACCGGTTTCTCTATTGAGGAGCCGGCAATGTTAACAGGAGATAGTGGTTCAATTGTCCGGGAAAACCTTAGTTCAAATTCGGGATATAATCTAAAAACTATTTTTGTTACGAGTTGGTTTGTAGGCTCGGGTCTTTTTTTTATAATATTTTGCCTGCTTAGATTAAGGTATAAAAAATATATTTCCGGGGCTGAGATAAACTCTAAACATACAATTCTTTCTTACCAGAAAAATTGGAAAAGATATTTCAATATTTCACGTTCTGTTAAAATTCGTCTTACCAATAAAACTACAATTCCATTTACGATTGGTGTTTTCCGACCTCAAATAATTATTCCTGAAAGCATTTTTAAAAATGGCCCATCGGTTCAATTGGAATCTGTAATTGCACATGAAATGGCGCACATTAAAAGATGGGATGACCTGCATATTATAATTTTAGCATTCATACAGGCTGTTTATTTTTTCAATCCACTCGTGTGGTTTTTAGTAAAAGAACTTAATCAGTTACGCGAATTGGAATGTGACCGTCTGGTATTGCAAAAAGGGAACATATCGCACCAAAAGTATGGACTATCTTTATTAAAAACAGTAAGTAAACAACCAAATGCAGTGTTGTTGTTTATCCTTGCAATGTCCGATAAAAAATCAAAAATAAAAACCCGTTTAACTGCAATAAAAGGAGATTTGTTAATGAATAAGAAACTAAACTTTACCAGCTATTTTGTACTTTTTGTAATTACAGCAATTTCAATATCAATGAGTAATCCACAGGAAAAGCCAATCCACGAAAAAGTTACTGTAGAAAAATTTGCCAGCTCGATAATGGTAAAACCTTTAGATTTTCAATCACCTTTGAAAAATTTTAAAATTACGTCAAACTATGGAGAGCAACGTCATCCAATCACAAAAAAAGAAAGACACCATGATGGGATTGATTTGAAAGCACCTGCAAAAACTGAAATCTTTGCTGCTGAAGAAGGCCAGGTTGTAGAGGCAGGGCGTCGCGGGGCATATGGAAAAAGAGTTTCTATTTTGCACAAGGATGGATTAAAAACCATGTATGCTCATTTAAATAAATATTTTGTTAAAAAAGGTCAAATAGTCAAAAAAGGGGATGTGATTGGTTTGGTTGGTAACACAGGTGTGTCCACGGGGCCTCATTTGCATTTCGAAATTCGTGAAGATGGAAAACCGGTAAATCCAAAAGATTATATTAAATTCTGA
- a CDS encoding TlpA family protein disulfide reductase, with product MFKIILIFAALLQFSFAGITINGQIKNAEGKAPKFADAHIVEFGGSTSKPLKSTHADKSGNFSLQVESGKYYMLYLTAVDHKALTVPLVTDEKEITVDVTIQLKANNYKKTFEDVKIIGDWNKFSFRSAEDMKKTDDGTFIYSLKSDAEKVAYQLIDVDNDGHSVNGNMNNLFEYDGGGDYKSIVKTVNGSATIVFDPAKVFRSNSKDVPKVVYKNNDELNQIAAIDKKANAGLDKYYSARRTYNSKHKSLDGFKFDFAPLAVYLEKQMNQDNKLIARYSATKYVKIINAKYKDADPKIAVELLSITDPLWSLNSNSLTNIYSEAYGKEKANKMIAESFNKIPSKSVQARILVKQGMEAKENDNLKLMANVYDKLVQGYPELKGELRWYLGELDPSKAIMKGKQVPDFDVQLIHSEERVSRESMLGKYYLIDFWAVWCSPCRVEMPNLHAVYKEFKSDKFEILSLSFDPKLTTVDKYRKGTWPMPWLHTFVEKGFENELSKRFEVIGIPKPILVNSEGIIIATGSELRGENLKKTLEKHLNKVM from the coding sequence ATGTTCAAAATTATCCTAATATTTGCAGCTTTACTGCAATTTAGCTTTGCCGGAATTACAATAAACGGCCAGATAAAAAATGCCGAAGGTAAAGCACCAAAATTTGCCGATGCTCATATCGTTGAGTTTGGCGGAAGTACCAGTAAACCACTTAAAAGCACACATGCTGATAAATCCGGTAATTTTTCACTACAGGTTGAAAGTGGAAAATATTATATGCTTTATCTGACTGCAGTAGATCATAAAGCCTTAACAGTACCCCTTGTAACTGATGAAAAAGAAATTACAGTTGATGTGACTATCCAGCTTAAAGCCAATAATTACAAAAAAACATTTGAAGATGTAAAAATAATTGGGGATTGGAACAAATTCAGTTTCCGAAGTGCTGAGGATATGAAAAAAACGGATGACGGGACTTTTATTTACAGCCTTAAAAGTGATGCAGAAAAAGTGGCGTATCAACTTATTGATGTGGATAACGATGGCCACAGTGTAAATGGCAACATGAATAATTTATTTGAATATGACGGTGGTGGCGACTATAAATCTATTGTAAAAACAGTAAATGGTTCAGCCACAATCGTTTTTGATCCTGCAAAAGTTTTCCGCTCTAACTCAAAAGACGTTCCAAAAGTTGTTTATAAAAACAATGATGAATTGAACCAGATTGCTGCAATCGATAAAAAAGCAAATGCCGGGTTGGATAAGTATTACAGTGCACGCAGAACATATAATTCCAAGCACAAAAGTCTTGATGGTTTTAAGTTTGATTTTGCCCCATTAGCCGTTTATCTGGAAAAACAAATGAACCAGGATAATAAACTTATCGCACGCTATAGCGCTACAAAATATGTTAAAATTATCAACGCCAAATATAAAGATGCTGACCCCAAAATTGCAGTTGAACTATTGTCAATTACGGATCCTCTTTGGAGTCTTAATTCTAACTCTTTAACAAATATTTATAGTGAAGCGTATGGCAAAGAAAAAGCCAATAAAATGATTGCAGAAAGTTTTAACAAAATTCCTTCTAAAAGTGTTCAGGCAAGAATTTTGGTTAAACAAGGTATGGAAGCAAAAGAAAATGACAATTTGAAATTGATGGCAAATGTTTATGATAAACTGGTTCAAGGCTATCCCGAACTTAAAGGCGAATTACGTTGGTATCTTGGTGAGCTTGATCCGAGTAAAGCCATTATGAAGGGCAAACAAGTACCAGATTTTGATGTGCAGCTTATCCATAGTGAAGAACGGGTTTCCAGAGAGTCTATGCTTGGGAAATATTATTTGATTGATTTCTGGGCTGTTTGGTGTAGTCCATGCCGCGTAGAAATGCCAAATCTTCATGCAGTATATAAGGAGTTTAAAAGCGATAAGTTTGAAATCCTCAGTCTTTCATTTGACCCAAAACTTACAACAGTTGATAAATACAGAAAAGGTACCTGGCCAATGCCTTGGTTGCATACTTTTGTAGAAAAAGGTTTTGAAAACGAATTAAGCAAAAGATTTGAAGTTATAGGAATTCCTAAGCCTATTCTTGTAAACAGCGAGGGTATTATTATTGCTACAGGAAGTGAATTACGAGGGGAAAATTTAAAGAAAACCTTAGAGAAGCATTTAAACAAAGTGATGTAA
- a CDS encoding carbohydrate binding family 9 domain-containing protein, with amino-acid sequence MHKKILILSFTFFILNSLPMMAGETPDLQTFTPNINPELKIPFLTDQMEIDGELDESLWTEAAIAENFVETQPGDMVKPQVGTKVRIAYDQEFLYVAFICEDDPDKVRASLRDRDEIWNDDYVGVLIDTYGNSNWAYFVFSNAFGVQGDTRFSESGGEDDRFDMIFSSAGKITDKGFQVEMAIPFSSMRFPDNDVQNWRINFWRNHPRENRYNYSWTKIDRDDPCFLCQYGEVKGVENIVPASSFELLPAVIANQSGQLSNFDNPGSAFKNKDLKGEVGLSFKWAATPSLTVEGSVNPDFSQVESDASQIDVNNTFALSFPERRPFFQEGSDLFQSWQRIVYTRSINNPIVAAKIIGRWDKTTLAYLGAADEKTPVFLPFEERSRFVAMEKSVSNILRFKQEYGENNFIGALISDRRLDEGGSVTNYSIDALYRFFSNYQIEFQAVGSTNKEPNDTSLTSSFNDITFSNGKHNAGFDGETINGNSIYASVERDGRHWRFDVDFRQTSPTFRTGNGLVTQNNNRLVSLQTGYTFYFDDNPVFKRIQPRINTARHWNYTGTVKDEWIAPAIFMNLEGQTNVEFGWQINNERFSKKEFNAINRVYFWTNSRFSEMVSLGFFVRRGNYIDRSNLVKGHGTQVFEAWGTIKPLDNFIIQPEYTYAELIRKTDEKFSFAGSIYRVRANYQFTRELFLRMVLQYNQFNDVLDIEPLLSYKVNPFTIFYLGMSADKVNYNNSSFLASPNWTTTSRQFFMKFQYLFSI; translated from the coding sequence ATGCATAAAAAGATACTAATCTTATCTTTTACTTTTTTTATTTTAAATTCTTTACCCATGATGGCCGGAGAAACGCCTGACCTTCAAACTTTTACACCAAATATTAACCCGGAATTGAAAATACCATTTTTAACAGATCAAATGGAAATTGACGGCGAGCTGGATGAAAGCCTTTGGACAGAAGCTGCTATTGCAGAAAACTTTGTTGAAACCCAACCCGGAGACATGGTAAAACCTCAGGTCGGCACAAAAGTCCGGATTGCTTATGATCAGGAGTTTTTATATGTGGCTTTTATTTGTGAAGATGATCCGGATAAAGTACGTGCTTCTTTACGCGACCGTGATGAAATATGGAATGATGATTATGTTGGCGTCCTGATTGATACTTATGGAAATTCAAACTGGGCTTATTTTGTTTTTTCAAATGCTTTTGGCGTACAAGGTGATACACGTTTTTCAGAATCCGGTGGTGAGGATGACCGGTTTGATATGATTTTTTCTTCAGCAGGAAAGATAACAGATAAAGGCTTTCAGGTTGAAATGGCAATTCCTTTCAGCAGTATGCGCTTCCCTGATAATGATGTCCAAAACTGGCGTATAAATTTTTGGCGTAACCACCCACGTGAAAACCGCTACAATTATTCCTGGACAAAAATCGATCGCGATGATCCTTGTTTTTTATGCCAATATGGTGAAGTAAAAGGCGTTGAAAATATTGTGCCGGCAAGTTCTTTTGAGCTGTTACCGGCAGTTATTGCCAATCAAAGCGGACAGTTGTCAAATTTTGACAATCCCGGATCAGCATTTAAAAATAAAGACTTAAAAGGGGAAGTAGGTTTAAGTTTTAAATGGGCGGCCACACCCAGCTTAACTGTGGAAGGAAGTGTGAATCCAGATTTCAGCCAGGTAGAATCGGACGCTTCGCAAATTGATGTAAATAATACATTTGCACTTTCGTTCCCGGAAAGACGACCATTTTTTCAGGAGGGTTCTGATTTATTCCAAAGTTGGCAACGGATTGTTTACACGCGCTCCATCAACAATCCGATAGTTGCTGCAAAAATTATCGGACGTTGGGATAAAACTACTTTGGCCTATCTGGGAGCGGCTGATGAAAAAACCCCGGTTTTTCTGCCATTCGAAGAAAGAAGCCGTTTTGTGGCAATGGAAAAAAGTGTTTCAAATATTTTAAGATTTAAACAAGAATATGGTGAAAATAATTTTATTGGTGCATTGATTTCTGATCGGCGGTTAGACGAAGGAGGCTCGGTTACAAACTATAGTATAGATGCACTCTATCGCTTTTTTAGTAATTATCAAATTGAGTTCCAGGCTGTTGGCAGCACAAATAAAGAACCAAATGATACATCTTTAACATCATCTTTTAATGATATTACTTTCTCAAACGGAAAACATAATGCCGGGTTTGACGGTGAAACGATCAATGGAAATTCAATTTATGCCAGTGTAGAAAGAGATGGGCGGCATTGGCGCTTTGATGTAGATTTCAGGCAAACTTCTCCCACTTTTCGAACGGGGAATGGTTTGGTTACTCAAAATAATAATCGTCTTGTATCTTTGCAAACAGGATATACTTTTTATTTTGATGACAATCCCGTTTTTAAAAGGATTCAGCCAAGGATTAATACAGCCCGCCACTGGAATTATACCGGAACTGTTAAAGATGAATGGATTGCGCCGGCAATATTTATGAACCTCGAAGGTCAGACAAACGTCGAGTTTGGTTGGCAGATTAACAATGAGCGTTTTTCTAAAAAGGAATTTAATGCGATTAACAGAGTCTATTTCTGGACAAATTCCCGCTTTTCTGAAATGGTGTCTCTTGGCTTTTTTGTTAGAAGAGGTAATTATATCGATAGAAGTAACCTGGTTAAGGGTCATGGAACACAGGTATTTGAGGCCTGGGGTACTATTAAACCACTTGACAATTTTATCATCCAGCCGGAATACACTTATGCAGAATTGATCCGCAAGACAGATGAAAAATTTTCTTTTGCAGGATCCATTTATAGAGTTCGGGCAAACTATCAATTTACGCGTGAACTATTTCTGCGAATGGTTTTGCAATATAACCAGTTTAACGATGTTCTGGATATTGAGCCCTTGTTGAGTTATAAAGTTAATCCATTTACCATATTTTATTTAGGAATGAGTGCAGACAAAGTAAATTATAATAATAGCTCATTTTTGGCCTCTCCAAACTGGACAACAACATCACGACAATTTTTTATGAAATTTCAATATCTGTTCTCAATTTAA
- a CDS encoding T9SS type A sorting domain-containing protein, translated as MIKQFLLIFLILSLTAVNGQLKIEKAFPEIFFNRPIDLQYAPDNSDRIFVADQQGYIHVFPNDSSVISSEIFFNISDSISRVGNEEGLLGLAFHPNYKKSGHFFVYYSAKGAPKSIVARYSVSPQNPDSADQSTKKIIMEIEQPYRNHNGGQIAFGPDGYLYIALGDGGSGGDPKGHGQNRKTLLGSILRIDVDSSSQGNNYTIPADNPFVGNDSSWREEIYAYGLRNPWRFSFDIETNLLWCADVGQNAYEEIDLIESGKNYGWNTMEGFHCYGSASCIDSGLTMPIWEYPHNGGDRSVSGGYVYRGTKNPELYGKYIYADFLTGEIWALQYDSLNGAQNELLLNSDKFISAFGVDQNNELYICAFDGWIYKFEPIATGLEKNIETLPKFFRLHQNKPNPFNPSTKISFELSKSGTVEISIFNINGQKVKSLYSGFKQQGLHNFIWNGEDDLANSVSSGIYFYKLIYENKYVETRRMLLIK; from the coding sequence ATGATCAAACAATTTCTCCTTATCTTTTTAATCCTTTCATTAACAGCTGTGAATGGACAACTCAAAATTGAAAAAGCATTTCCTGAAATATTTTTTAACCGACCTATTGATCTGCAATATGCACCGGATAATTCTGATAGGATTTTTGTAGCAGATCAGCAAGGATATATTCATGTTTTTCCAAATGATTCGTCTGTTATTTCCAGCGAAATTTTTTTCAATATTTCAGATTCAATTAGCAGGGTGGGAAATGAAGAAGGTTTGCTTGGTCTGGCCTTTCATCCTAATTATAAAAAGAGCGGGCATTTTTTCGTTTATTACAGTGCAAAAGGCGCACCCAAGTCTATCGTTGCACGTTATTCTGTAAGTCCCCAAAATCCAGACAGCGCTGATCAATCCACAAAAAAAATCATTATGGAAATTGAACAGCCTTATCGTAATCACAACGGTGGACAAATTGCTTTTGGACCGGATGGGTATCTATATATTGCTTTAGGTGATGGCGGCAGTGGTGGTGACCCAAAAGGACACGGCCAAAACAGAAAAACCCTTCTTGGCAGTATTTTGCGCATTGATGTAGATAGCAGCAGCCAGGGCAATAATTATACAATTCCGGCAGATAATCCATTTGTTGGAAATGACAGTAGCTGGCGTGAGGAAATTTATGCTTATGGTTTAAGAAATCCCTGGCGGTTTAGCTTTGATATTGAAACAAATCTATTGTGGTGCGCAGATGTAGGTCAAAATGCATATGAAGAAATTGACCTGATCGAGTCCGGGAAAAACTATGGCTGGAATACAATGGAAGGTTTTCATTGTTATGGATCTGCTTCTTGCATTGATTCGGGTTTAACTATGCCCATATGGGAATATCCACACAATGGTGGCGATAGATCAGTAAGCGGTGGCTATGTTTATCGCGGTACAAAAAACCCAGAATTGTATGGCAAATATATATACGCCGATTTTCTTACAGGAGAGATATGGGCGTTGCAATATGACAGTTTAAACGGGGCACAAAACGAACTTCTTTTAAACAGTGATAAATTTATTTCAGCTTTTGGGGTAGATCAAAATAATGAATTGTATATTTGTGCATTTGATGGCTGGATATACAAGTTTGAGCCCATTGCCACCGGTCTGGAAAAAAATATTGAAACTCTTCCCAAATTTTTCAGATTGCATCAAAACAAACCCAACCCATTTAATCCCAGCACTAAAATTTCATTTGAATTATCAAAATCCGGAACGGTGGAAATATCCATTTTTAATATTAATGGCCAAAAGGTAAAATCACTTTATAGTGGTTTTAAACAGCAAGGTTTGCATAACTTTATATGGAATGGAGAAGATGATTTAGCTAATTCTGTTTCAAGCGGAATTTATTTTTATAAGCTTATCTACGAAAACAAGTATGTAGAAACACGTCGAATGCTCCTCATAAAATGA